DNA sequence from the Acipenser ruthenus chromosome 20, fAciRut3.2 maternal haplotype, whole genome shotgun sequence genome:
actACTAATAATTTGAAGCAGTGGCATTTAAAAATAGCAGAATCCCGTTTTCACTATATCAAAGTAGGCAAGAATgttttttcttcattaaaaacGTGTCGTTGTTCTTTTTTGAAATACATGTTCAGCTTTCTTATTGAATCTCGTGCTACTCATTCAACCAAACCAAGGAGGAATTTGCTTGCATTGTTTAAGACGTTTTCAAGTCAGGtgagcttatttgtgtataaaaaacgacaatagagtcgcaTTCCTTTCGCATCCAGTCAAATTACTTTAGAGACACGTATCGGAAGGTAATTAAAACACTCCTGTTCGGATTGTATTTCTCTCCACGCCATTCTGCGCAGTCTCAGCCCTTGTTATAAACACAGACAATAATGTACCCgatctgaagcaagtgcaaaCCGTGCCCcagtattaaaagtaaaaaatataaatatttaaaaactaatAAGAAATGGCTTGGTTGCAGTAGCAGCAGTTACgttattgttttaagttattttatcATGGGCAAATAttgccctctaactcaatggaccatatttagaagcaagcacaaaggcaaagatTCCTATAGCAGTaagaccattttaatggtataaaacaagaaacagctcttgactggtccttcctAGAACTACGTTACTactgttaaatatatactgttgaaATGGTTTTATTCAGCACAAAACAAGTCTTTGCATTTACTCCAGAAAGAAGTTTTCTTTTATACACTGAGCTCAGGGACAGATTGACTGATAGGAAGTCGAATGCTAGAATTTGAACTGCATGCTGCAGAACACAACCTCTCCGTCTGAGTGCTACTCAATCAAGCCAACATGCGCTGCACACTCACAGCAAGCAATTGACACCATTAGCTAGGGAATTGCAAGAAAACACTATTGAGTAAAAGGAAGCTGGATTTGAGGAGTTCTACTTTTTCCATTTGAGATGAGCTCTATGATGACCAGATACACAGCaagactgttttttattttttgcagtctGATAAACATTCACAACATAGATGATGGCAGCAAGAAGGAAGTGAAGACTTTCTTCAGCACAGTAAAGGGGGGTGTTGATAATGCTGCCAATGCCTGAACAAATAAATTTTAAAAGCCCTGGTCATCCCTCCTCTAATGGGCTTGTATGTCGATACCAAGAGCCCTGGTCATCCCTCCTCTAATGGGCTTGTATGTCGATACCAAGAGCCCTGGTCATCCCTCCTCTAATGGGCTTGTATGTCGATACCAAGAGCCCTGGTCATCCCTTCTCTAATGGGCTTGTATGTCGATACCAAGAGCCCTGGTCATCCCTTCTCTAATGGGCTTGTATGTACCAATGCTTtttgtgctctgtgctctgtgctctcaTATTCCCATGACAATGACACAATCTCGGTTCATTTTGTCTTCGAATTGCATTGCTGTTTTAATAACAGTGAGGCATTCCCCCGCCTCAGGCCCTGTAAGCCTTGTGTGTTTTGACCCCCTGGTGTGTGTGTTATTGGTACAAGCTGATGCTAGGTTGTGTTGTAATGTACCAGTCTTTGTTTCAGTCCTGCACTATGAATCTCTAGTCACTGTTTCTGTCTCTGTTAGTATCCTATCTGCATGTCTTTGTTTCAGTCCTGCACTGTGCATCTCTTTGGCACTGCCCTGTTCCTGTGTGTGGTTTCTGGACTTCACTCCCTATGATTAACACATACAGCCTAAGCGAGGCACATTGATGCCAAGGGGCTCATTCATTCTTTCTTGGTATTTTAGCTTTAAGTTGAACTCAGCCTCAAAGTCTGAGCGTTGTGTATTTGCACAGGTCATGGATCACACCTGAATAAGCATGATTATACACTGAAGCATATCCTTAGGGTGTTAGAATGGGTAGTCATCACCAGCGACTCAGCTCAAAGGGATTCCCAAGTAAATCCAATAAGGTGAACAATTAGATCATCAGATATATTCCTGTCTGAGGCTCGGATTAGAGACTTTTTCTATTAAattgtgtgcttttaaatgtTGTTCTCAATCCTGACCTCACAGACTAACAGACACAGCATGTCCTGTATGTGGTGGTTTGTGATGTGAACGCACACCCAATGTGCTCTGTGCACTCATATTCCCCTGACAAGCTGAATACAGCCTGTGAGGTCAGGATTGGGACCCACAGCCCCTTCTCACACCTGCGAGGTCAGGATTGGGACCCACAGACCCCTCTCACACCTGCGAGGTCAGGATTGGGACCCACAGACCCCTCTCACACCTGCAAGGTCAGGATTGGGACCCACAGACCCCTCTCACAAGTGCGAGGTCAGGATTGGGACCCACAGACCCCTCTCACACCTGCGAGGTCAGGATTGGGACCCACAGACCCCTCTCACAAGTGCGAGGTCAGGATTGGGACCCACAGACCCCTCTCACAACTGCGAGGTCAGGATTGGGACCCACAGACCCCTCTCACACCTGCGAGGTCAAGATTGGGACCCACAGACCCCTCTCACACCTGCAAGGTCAGGATTGGGACCCACAGACCCCTCTCACAAGTGCGAGGTCAGGATTGGGACCCACAGACCCCTCTCACACCTGAGAGGTCAGGATTGGGACCCACAGACCCCTCTCACACCTGCGAGGTCAAGATTGGGACCCACAGACCCCTCTCACAAGTGCGAGGTCAGGATTGGGACCCACAGACCCCTCTCACACCTGCAAGGTCAGGATTGGGACCCACAGACACCTCTCAGACACCTCTGAGATGTAGCTGGAGTAATCAAACACTAATGAGGGGCAGCCAGCATTGTTTATACAGCAAGCATATCCCTCTGTGCATGCAGAGCCTGGTGAGGTGTGTGTTACAGCATTGGCGCTGGGGATGGAATATTCTAGAGGTCAGAAGCCCCTGTTTGCAGGTCTCTCTCTGGCTCAGAATGGCCAGGCCTGTCCAGGGAAACCTGGCTCTGCAACAGTCTCAGTTTGATTAATTTCATTTTCTCAGAGATGCTGAGGCTGCGGAACATGGAAGGCTGTGGGAATACCAAGAGACGAGGCTTACCTTAAAGGGACTTATCATATTAACTGCAGTCCTTggtcctgtgtttgttttgtgctgtCAGTAACATGCACTGTTTTAAAAAGGTTGAGCGCCCCTTTCACTGGTGAGCTGCCAGGGCCCTCTGTCTCTTTTTACACAATTGTGTAATTCCATTTGCAGTTAAATGATAACTTGAATTAAAGTTCCACTCAAAGCAGCTATCCACAGCACCTGTGCAGGGACTGCTCTGCCAGCCTGGGCTCTGCATTCCCAGCCCTGCTCTCAGCCTGGGCTCTGCATCCCCAGCCCTCCTCTCAGCCTGGGCTCTGCATCCCCAGCCCTGCTCTCAGCCTGGGCTCTGCATTCCCAGCCCTCCTCTCAGCCTGGGCTCTGCATTCCCAGCCCTCCTCTCAGCCTGGGCTCTGCATCCCCAGCCCTCCTCTCAGCCTGGGCTCTGCATCCCCAGCCCTCCTCTCAGCCTGGGCTCTGCATCCCCAGCCCTCCTCTCAGCCTGGGCTCTGCATCCCCAGCCCTCCTCTCAGCCTGGGCTCTGCATCCCCAGCCCTCCTCTCAGCCTGGGCTCTGCATCCCCAGCCCTCCTCTCAGCCTGGGCTCTGCATCCCCAGCCCTCCTCTCAGCCTGGGCTCTGTGCATTCCCAGTCCTGCTCTCAGCCTGGGCTCTGCATCCCCAGTACTGCTCTCAGCCTGGGCTCTGCATCCCCAGCCCTCCTCTCAGCCTGGGCTCTGTGCATTCCCAGTCTTGTTCTCAGCCTGGGCTCTGCATCCCCAGCCCTCCTCTCAGCCTGGGCTCTGCATCCCCAGCCCTGCTCTCAGCCTGGGCTCTGCATTCCCAGCCATCCTCTCAGCCTGGGCTCTGCATTCCCAGCCCTCCTCTCAGCCTGGGCTCTGCATCCCCAGCCCTCCTCTCAGCCTGGGCTCTGCATCCCCAGCCCTCCTCTCAGCCTGGGCTCTGCATCCCCAGTCCTCCTCTCAGCCTGAGCTCTGCATCCCCAGCCCTCCTCTCAGCCTGGGCTCTGCATTCCCAGCCCTCCTCTCAGCCTGGGCTCTGCATCCCCAGTCCAGCTCTCAGCCTGGGCTCTGCATTCCCAGCCCTCCTCTCAGCCTGGGCTCTGCATTCCCAGCACTTCACGCCTCGTTAGGCTGAGGCTGCCTGTGGCCTTGCTCGCTTTGTGCTAGAAGATAATTACAGTGATTGTGCTTGGCAGGGCACAGAGAAACTTCACTGGAATGGAATTACAGCCCAAATCAGACTGAACTGACAGACTGCTTCTCTCACCCTGCCTCTCAGAGTGCTGGTAATCACACAGCCTGCCTCTATATAATGGAAGACATTGCTCTGCCATTGGCTCTGATTGTGAACTGAATTAATGATTTGAATCCCAGAGCCCCCTGTCCCCTCTATCTCATTGTGATGCTTACTCATCCTGAACTGTTCTCTCTCTTCACACTCCCTCAGTCcttcacacacccacacacttaTTCCCTCTCCCTTCCCCATTGTCTCTTTCAGGCTCTCTGGGgtggttgccatggaaacagcagACTCAGAGAGGGGGTGCTGTGACAGATCACTGTCGTAACCCATTTCAGCTGGGTTAGGCAAATGTCACATTTGAAATGTTCAGTCCCGTTTCCTTCCACACGCTTTTCCTTTGAGAGTATCCTTATCAAGCAAGGCATACTTTGCATGTGTTTCAGCCCTCACCCCAGATCCTCAGATATCATTAATTTACATTCATTTATCACCCCTTGACAGGGAATGCACTGATTGTGGAGGAAACTGCACTGGTGTCTatgctttttttccctctgggATAAATTTGCTATAATCTGAATTTCTCTCTGATCTCTGTCTTGCAGTCCCATAAGCTCTGAAATCgggaagagggaggagaggaaagaAAACCAGCCACCCTGCAGGATCTTTGGGACAAAATAGAGAATTGGAGGAGCTGAACTGGAGAGGCTAAGAGGCATTAATACACACGAGACAGCAGGCCCTtccctctctcagtctctctctctctcatctcgaTATACCTCATATATACGGCTACATATTAATAGTCACCTTGGCAACCAGTCTTTCTCTGAGCACTCTCGTCtgtgaaagacagagagagagaggaccaaGAGGAAGATGTGATGTTTGAAGCAGGGAGGAACGTGGATTAGCACAAAACACGCCTGTTCTGACCTCCAACAGCAGCCAAACTGAACAACAAAAAGCAACAAACAACCCCCCTACCCTTTACGGCATTGTGTGGGGACGAGGGCCGGGAGATAATCAGAAGCAAGGCAGCTGTCTGGGGGACCGCCCTACTGCAGGCTGAGGAAAGAGGACAAAGACATTCTTCTCTTTGAAAGAAAGCCAAAGGAGAGGACAGTGATGCAGGGAGAGACACCGAGGTGCTGTGAGGGGAGTGAGAGGTACTGGGCAGCGTCTGTCTGTATTTAGCCACCGTGTCAGAGAAAAAGAGGCCCCAGGACCAGTGAAGGAATTAGCAGAGAAACTgagacaaacaaaataacaagcCAGGCTTTGAAAACGGGTGGGGAAGGTAGCTGACCTTTTCTGTGAAATGAAGCCACTTTTTAATAAGACCCCTGTACAGATACTGTTCAACTGACAACCAGGAAGTCTAGCCGGGACTCCTGCCTGCAGAGGAGAAGGTGCTCAGGACTGTTCAAGCTCCTTTTCACAACGTACCAGTGTGGGCTGAGTCTCTGGAGTTGAGACAATGAGGGATTTGAAGGTGCAGAGAGAAGCCAATAAGTGATTAGGAAAGATAGCAGGCACCCAATCAAACTAAAGAAAGTTTAGCCTATTGGTTGTTTAAGTCCACAGATTGTGTTTTTGTAGTCAGTGGAAGCTAAGAAGAGTTCTTCAACTACAGTGATACAGGTGGTTGGGTATAGCCAATCAGTGGATTGGGGTGGGAAGATATTAGCCAATCACTGAGTCAGAAGAGTAGAGAAGGAGTCGGGACAGCCAAGCCAATTAGTGAAACAGGTGAAAACGCAGCAGTGGAGAAAGAGAGAGTAGCCAATCCGTGGCCAGCAGGGGAAGGCAGAGTGTCCTCACTTTGTCCCACTATGCGGTGTTCTCTGCGGATGTGGGTGCTGCTGGCGTCTCTTGCGCTGCTGTTCTTCTCCTCGCTCCTCTTCTCATTGTCGCTGCGAGGGGCAAGCCTGCCCTATCTGGACCCTCCCGGCTGGGAGATGGCTCACAGGGTCAAACTGGTGCCCAGCTATGCAGGCATCCGGAGGCTGGACTCGCCAGAGGGTGCGGTGCAGCGGACCTGTGCCTGCCAGAGCTGTGTGGGGGACCCCGGCGTGTCGGACTGGTTCGATGAAAACTACGACCCCGATATCTCGCCCGTCTGGACCCGTGACAACATCCAGCTGCCACCGGATGTCTACTATTGGTGGGTGGTAAGTATTCCCCTTCCATCACATGCACATGAGCGGTCCTGAGCCACGTTATAGTCTGCATCTCCCTGTTCATAATACTCCAGAAGAGAAGAGAAGCAATGCTGGACATTCCTAACCTCATTTAGTAGCATTCTCCACTTGTGCTCCTGAACTTAGACCTTGGGATAAACCTACATGCCCTAATGAGTGCCTTCTCAACAGGAAACATTGGACTGTATAACACAGCCAGACTCCTCAAACAGCAGCACTGTACAATGCAcaattatgctttattacactgtgctatgttTTTACCATGGCAGACCTTTATAAGGAATTAGACACAGCTCCATAGTGCATGAGACAGGAGCCCTAGTTGACAGCACTTTGCAGCCCAGCCCCgattccctctccttctctcgctctccctaGATGCTTCAGCCGCAGTTCAAGCCTCACAACATGCAGCAGGTCCTGTCCAAGCTCTTCGAGGTGATCCCGGGCCGCAGCCCCTATGGCTCGTGGGACCCGGCCCGCTGCCAGCGCTGCGCAGTGGTGGGGAACTCGGGGAACCTGCGGGGAGTGGGCTACGGCCGGCTCATTGATGGCCACCAGTTCATCATGAGGTGAGGACCAAGGGCACCATTCAGCTCTCCGTGTTAATCAAGTGGTATTATGTGCAGTAATAATTCCTCAGCGGTCCTGAGGAGCTCTCTCACTACATGCCAGGCAGAGCAGGTCCTGGACTCTGACAGGGCAGACACAATGTGATGATCCTTGGGTTAAGATTGCTCTGTCTTAATGGAATCTCtttctgcctctgtctctctcagataAAAGGGCTCTTTTCTTTCCCAAAGGAGAACATTAACTACATAAAATGGCACTTGAACAGAAAACCTCTGTTTACCTGAAGACCCCACGTTTAAAGCAATCAATACAAAAATAGCACAGCATGCCGAAACCAGCTCATTCACAACACCTAAAAAATGTGTCCGATTCACAGCATGGCTGAGGAAAAACAAGATGTTCATCCAGAAAGAGCTTTAGGAACTGGCAAGGATCTCCTCCAAACACACAGAACAACTGTAGCTTAGCATCCGTCTTCATTAAGAGtcataattaaaaaattaaaattaagataTGTTTGGCATTGTGCAAATACACTACCCTAAACAAACAGATGTCTTTCAATACATGTGTACACTGCAGGATAGGAGTTTTTCTACATTTCCTTATATTACTTATATTTACTGATATTCTCACATTGTTCCAACAGTCAGT
Encoded proteins:
- the LOC117425331 gene encoding CMP-N-acetylneuraminate-beta-galactosamide-alpha-2,3-sialyltransferase 2-like; amino-acid sequence: MRCSLRMWVLLASLALLFFSSLLFSLSLRGASLPYLDPPGWEMAHRVKLVPSYAGIRRLDSPEGAVQRTCACQSCVGDPGVSDWFDENYDPDISPVWTRDNIQLPPDVYYWWVMLQPQFKPHNMQQVLSKLFEVIPGRSPYGSWDPARCQRCAVVGNSGNLRGVGYGRLIDGHQFIMRMNLAPTLGYEEDAGSRTSHHFMYPESAKNLPANVSFVLVPFKTLDLLWITSALSTGQIRFTYAPVKQFLRVDKDKVQIYNPAFFKYIHERWTKHHGRYPSTGMLVLFFALHVCDEVNVFGFGADSWGNWHHYWEQNRYAGEFRKTGVHDADFEAQIINSLAEAGKIRVFRGK